In Papio anubis isolate 15944 chromosome 20, Panubis1.0, whole genome shotgun sequence, the genomic window TTTTCCTGGGGTGACACACATTCTATGCAGGTCTCCCCTGTCTCCATCAGACAACGTCCTATTGAAAACCATTGACAGAGAAGGGAGTCGTATGCCCCCTGCCTCTCTTCCCACCACAGTACCCGATTCCTTGTTCTCCTGCTGGTTATGGGTCTTCCCCTACATGGTAACCTTCAGAGCCCTAATACTACAAGTATTATGTTCCTTGACCTGACTCCAGCTCCCTTGTCCTGAAAACAAACCCATAgcctgggtgcgatggctcatgcctataatcctagcacttggggaagctgaggtgggaggatcacttgagctaaggaatttgagaccagccttggcaacataatgagatccctatctccacaaaaaattctaaaaagttagccaggcatggtggtatatgcctgtagtcgcagctacttgggaggctgaggtgggagtgtcaCTGGAgcttggaaggtcaaggctgcagtgagatgtgactGCAACTGCACTcccatctgggtgacagagcaagactctatctcaaacaaaacaaaacaaaacaaaaaaaacaaaacgtggACTCATCCATCCCTGTGTTCCATAGGTATTTGTAATGGAGCTGTTCCCTTCCACCAAAGTCTGCATATACTTCACttgcatttttatgcttttagggTGTTTGCATGGAATAGAGACTGAGGAGGCCCCTTCTGAGCACACTATTTCTGCACAAGGAGTGTCACAGGCCAGGACTCCAAAGCCAGGTCCTTCCATCCCAAACGCTCATTCTTGTGAGATGTGTATCCTGGTCATGAAAGACATTTTGTACCTCACTGAGCACCAGGGAACCCTTCCCTGGCAGAAACCTTGTACTTCTGCAGCCAGTGGGAAATGGTTTTCATTTGGTTCTAACCTGCAACTGCACCAGAACCAGGACAGCGGAGAGGAGCACATCAGAAAGGAGGAGAGCTGTGCCTTGCTTCTGAATAGCTGCAAACTTCCTCTGTCAGACAATCTCTTCCCATGCAAAGATGTTGAGAAGGATTTTCCAACCATCCTGGGCCTTCTTCAACACCAGACCACCCACAGCAGAGAAGAGTGTGCACATAGAAGCAGGGAGACCTTTCAACAAAGACGTTACAAATGTGAGCAAGTTTTCAATGAGAAAGTTCATGTTACTGAGCATCAGAGAGTCCACACTGGAGAAAAAGCTTATAAGCGTAGGGAATATGGGAAATCCTTGAACTCTAAATATTCATTTGTTGAACACCAGAGAACCCATAATGCAGAAAAGCCTTATGTGTGCAGTATGTGTGGGAAATCATTCCTCCATAAACAAACACTCATTGGGCACCAGCAGAGAATTCACACTAGAGAAAGGTCTTATGTGTGCATCGAATGTGGGAAATCCTTGAGCTCCAAATACTCACTTGTGGAACACCAGAGAACCCATAATGGAGAAAAGCCTTATGTGTGCAACGTATGTGGGAAATCATTCCGCCACAAACAAACATTTGTTGGGCACCAGCAGAGAATCCACACTGGAGAGAGGCCTTATGTATGTATTGAATGTGGGAAATCTTTTATTCATTCCTACGACCGCATTCGACACcagagagttcacactggagaaagggcTTATcagtgcagtgaatgtgggaaatcctTCATATACAAACAGTCACTTCTGGATCACCAGAGAATCCACACGGGAGAAAGGCCTTATGAGTGCAAAGAGTGTGGGAAAGCATTCATTCACAAAAAAAGACTTCTTGAGCaccagagaattcatactggagaaaagccTTATGTGTGCATCATATGCGGGAAATCATTTATCCGCTCATCTGACTACATGCGACaccagagaattcacactggagaaagggcTTATGAATGCAGTgactgtgggaaagccttcatCTCCAAACAAACACTTCTTAAGCATCACAAAATCCACACTAGAGAAAGGCCTTATgaatgcagtgaatgtgggaaaggCTTCTACCTTGAGGTTAAACTTCTTCAGCACCAAAGAATCCATACTAGAGAACAACTTTATGATTGCAATGAATGTGGAAAAGTCTTCAGCCACCAAAAAAGACTTCTTGAGCACCAGAaagttcacactggagaaaagccctgtgagtgcagtgaatgtgggaaatgCTTTAGACACCGCACCAGCCTCATTCAACACCAGAAAGTTCACAGTGGAGAGAGGCCTTATAACTGCACTGCATGTGAGAAGGCCTTTATCTATAAAAACAAACTTGTTGAGCATCAGCGAATCCACACTGGAGAAAAGCCGTATGAATGTGGtaaatgtgggaaagccttcaacAAAAGATATTCCCTTGTCAGGCACCAGAAAGTACATACAACAGAAGAGCCCTAGCAATTGTTGACATGTGCCATTGTCTTATTCACCATAACACACCAGAGAGCCGACTTTTCAAGGGATCCGACAGAAATTAAACCTCATATATCTGCGTATCAGTAGTTGAAAGATTCACTACAAGGTCCAAGTACTTGGGAAACTTTCCAGAGATTATTACTTGTACTTTCTAATCTGCCCAGTGTTACAACAGACACTACCATGTGGCATATCCTCACATTTTTCATCAGTCACTCACATGTGCTCAAGGAATGCAGACCACTGTGCTCACCAAATTCTGAAAGGAGTAATAAAAGCCTATTGAGGGTCCTCTTCCATTTTGCTGAACTGTTCAAGGCATAGACAAAACCCAAATTTGACAAAGAAGAGCAATCTGGATTATTGTAGCCCATGGAGGTTTACCTTcttcataggttttttttttttatgtgattgCCATAGTGGGATATTCCCTCCCCCACATTACCCAAGAGGGACATGGGGTGTCTCACCATGTGCTGATGTATATGTTCTGCCAATGTGAAGAGTGAACAGCTCCAACTTTATGTGCCCCTAGGGACATAGTATGAGATCAGAAAATAGTTTAGTCCTACgtgtcttaatttttattggtttccAAGGTCTCCTAGGAAAGAGAGCAGAGCTGTGTGGTCCTAATCATGGTGTCGATTTTATGCCAGATTTATTTGTAGCTCCAGAGGTCTCCCTGAGAAGAGGCATTTGTGACAAACTCAAGTGCTGGGGTCTGCATGAATTGTTTATTTGCAGTGATGCTCCGTATTTCCTAGCACCGTTCATGGCATCTTATTTCCCAGGTCCTTCATTGTAGTCATGGGCACTGAAGGACAGAATTGGTAGGCAGGTCACTGGTTGTAAGACCTACTGGGGCCAGGTAAGAACAGTAATTGGCCCAGACAGATAGGTGTAATAAACAGAGAGTGGAAAATATTGTAGCCAAGAAGAGTGGATGTGTCCCATCCAAAGGTGCATCCAAAACTGTCTATGTTACTATGGCTTCATGGTTTGGGAGTATATAGAAATTCTCAGGACCTCAGACCTTTGATTCTCCTTTGGCAGCACACATCGTCAGCATAAGTCATCTGAAGATTTTGTGGACTCCCATAACTTCTGTGCTGTGTTTGAGATGATTGCTGCATGAGCAGGAAAGCAGGATTTGAGAGAACATACACCTTGCCTTTCAGATATGTGGTTTTTGTGATTCACCCAGATCTGTTATGCCAGTTAGAAATTACCTTTATTACTTCCCATTTATTGCCACTGCTGAGAAGGCTGTCCTTCCTAACTTGTGAGGAGTGAATCCTTAATAAGTAAATATTGTGTTACCCTATAGTCTGGTTTTCCAAAAGGAGAGGTAGATGCATATTTTTGTGTGGAACCATTTATCTTAAAACATTGAGGTGCAGTTTTTATACACAAAACCTTCTTTTTAAGAATTGTTTGTATGGTTTATTGCCTAATTGATGGGTTTTGATATTCATGTAATCTCAGTAAGTATCTTGTCTTAGAAATATGTGtgtataggccgggtgcagtggctcacgcctgggaggccaaggcaggtagatcacccgaggtcaggagttcgagaccaacctggccaacatagtgaactccagtctctactaaaaatacaaaaatagccgggcgtggtggtgtggatctgtaatcccagctatgcaggaggctgaggcaggagaatcacttgaacctggaaggcggaggttgcagtgagccgaggtcacgccattgcactccagcctgggtgacagagtgacactttgtctcaaaaaaaaaaaaaaaacaaaaaaaaaccagaaaataaatatgtgtgtatatattctatTTTGCGTCTTTTCATTCACCTTATTTCATTCAGTCttccaaataaaatgttcttaattttgatgaaatctaattTGTCTGTGTGTTCTTTTACTGTTATTTtggtgctattttaaaaaaatgcattcctcggctgggcgtggtggctcacgcctgtaatcccagcactttgggaagccaaggtgggtcagatcacctgaggtcaggagtttgagaccagcctggccaacgaggcaaaaccccatctctactaaaaatacaaaaagtagctgggcatggtggtgggtgcctgtagtcccagctactcaggaggctgaggtgggaggattgcttgaacctgggaggcggaggctgcagtgagctgagatattgccactacattccagcctgggtgacagacaggactcccatctcgggaaaaaaataaataaaaataaaaaataaaaaattgtgtaaTTATAGAAACCTTGGAAAGATTGTTATTCAACTGATATTATTACATAaggtatttattttgtaaattagttGCAATATTAGAATTTCTGTACCAGTCTAGAGTATTTATTTCTCTGCTGTTACTGTGGCCTTAACACATTGAAAGAGTTCTTATTTTGCTTTGCCACCCCGTATGCAtacttaatttttgttattttcccaaATTCCAATTATCTTTACAagatcattttctttgttttctaaaagagCTAACCAGACAAGAAAATTTGCCCTTGTTATTCCCACTTATACAGCTTGTCTGCCAAATGCTTTATGCCATTATTCTCATCAGTCTCATTCTCAGGGGTTTCTCTGAGCAAATCCGTACAGAAGTGGAATTATGTGACACTTCCTGCTCCATTCTCATGCTTCATCTTTAATAggtaaatttaccattttaaatagttttaaaattatcttcactaTGTGTACTTTGGATTTAATCCTACTAATAATTAAGAGGCTCTAAGAATCAATGGATTTAATCCTACTAATGATTAAGATACTCTAAGAATCAatgtaaaactaattttaaagccAGTAGCATAATTTTGTGAGTTATGCCTGAGTATTCAAAAATCCTAACaagtcaaaaatattaaaattaatatatttaatctttccatttaaatatttccattccATAAACTTCAGAACCAAAGTTAGATACTAACAAGAGACTGTAGATAAATACAGTGTCAATAGTATCCAGGGACTAGCCCATATACTTGAAAATCTTATTAATCATCAATAAAGTACCCCAccataaacaaatatacaataaaaagttAAGATACAAATAAAGACAGGCCAATATATGAGTAGACCAttgacagaagaaaaacaaaagggaataAAAGGATATGAATTAATGCTCAAACGTATTTCAATCTGAGAAACAGCAGATAATACTGTATATTACTTTAAACTTCTAAagtaagaaaaactggaaagctgGGTAATTCTAAATATTGTCTGGGACACAGTGATACAGAAACACTTCTGTCCAT contains:
- the ZNF549 gene encoding zinc finger protein 549 isoform X2, with the protein product MKATSERVGLCLVSHSWQEQLTFVNATLNTFIHSLLLPTDSHGNRRVCETITGCLHGIETEEAPSEHTISAQGVSQARTPKPGPSIPNAHSCEMCILVMKDILYLTEHQGTLPWQKPCTSAASGKWFSFGSNLQLHQNQDSGEEHIRKEESCALLLNSCKLPLSDNLFPCKDVEKDFPTILGLLQHQTTHSREECAHRSRETFQQRRYKCEQVFNEKVHVTEHQRVHTGEKAYKRREYGKSLNSKYSFVEHQRTHNAEKPYVCSMCGKSFLHKQTLIGHQQRIHTRERSYVCIECGKSLSSKYSLVEHQRTHNGEKPYVCNVCGKSFRHKQTFVGHQQRIHTGERPYVCIECGKSFIHSYDRIRHQRVHTGERAYQCSECGKSFIYKQSLLDHQRIHTGERPYECKECGKAFIHKKRLLEHQRIHTGEKPYVCIICGKSFIRSSDYMRHQRIHTGERAYECSDCGKAFISKQTLLKHHKIHTRERPYECSECGKGFYLEVKLLQHQRIHTREQLYDCNECGKVFSHQKRLLEHQKVHTGEKPCECSECGKCFRHRTSLIQHQKVHSGERPYNCTACEKAFIYKNKLVEHQRIHTGEKPYECGKCGKAFNKRYSLVRHQKVHTTEEP
- the ZNF549 gene encoding zinc finger protein 549 isoform X3 gives rise to the protein MCILVMKDILYLTEHQGTLPWQKPCTSAASGKWFSFGSNLQLHQNQDSGEEHIRKEESCALLLNSCKLPLSDNLFPCKDVEKDFPTILGLLQHQTTHSREECAHRSRETFQQRRYKCEQVFNEKVHVTEHQRVHTGEKAYKRREYGKSLNSKYSFVEHQRTHNAEKPYVCSMCGKSFLHKQTLIGHQQRIHTRERSYVCIECGKSLSSKYSLVEHQRTHNGEKPYVCNVCGKSFRHKQTFVGHQQRIHTGERPYVCIECGKSFIHSYDRIRHQRVHTGERAYQCSECGKSFIYKQSLLDHQRIHTGERPYECKECGKAFIHKKRLLEHQRIHTGEKPYVCIICGKSFIRSSDYMRHQRIHTGERAYECSDCGKAFISKQTLLKHHKIHTRERPYECSECGKGFYLEVKLLQHQRIHTREQLYDCNECGKVFSHQKRLLEHQKVHTGEKPCECSECGKCFRHRTSLIQHQKVHSGERPYNCTACEKAFIYKNKLVEHQRIHTGEKPYECGKCGKAFNKRYSLVRHQKVHTTEEP
- the ZNF549 gene encoding zinc finger protein 549 isoform X1, with the translated sequence MAAAALVNTPQIPMATEEFVKPSRGHVTFEDIAVYFSQEEWGLLDEAQRCLYHDVMLENFSLMASVGCLHGIETEEAPSEHTISAQGVSQARTPKPGPSIPNAHSCEMCILVMKDILYLTEHQGTLPWQKPCTSAASGKWFSFGSNLQLHQNQDSGEEHIRKEESCALLLNSCKLPLSDNLFPCKDVEKDFPTILGLLQHQTTHSREECAHRSRETFQQRRYKCEQVFNEKVHVTEHQRVHTGEKAYKRREYGKSLNSKYSFVEHQRTHNAEKPYVCSMCGKSFLHKQTLIGHQQRIHTRERSYVCIECGKSLSSKYSLVEHQRTHNGEKPYVCNVCGKSFRHKQTFVGHQQRIHTGERPYVCIECGKSFIHSYDRIRHQRVHTGERAYQCSECGKSFIYKQSLLDHQRIHTGERPYECKECGKAFIHKKRLLEHQRIHTGEKPYVCIICGKSFIRSSDYMRHQRIHTGERAYECSDCGKAFISKQTLLKHHKIHTRERPYECSECGKGFYLEVKLLQHQRIHTREQLYDCNECGKVFSHQKRLLEHQKVHTGEKPCECSECGKCFRHRTSLIQHQKVHSGERPYNCTACEKAFIYKNKLVEHQRIHTGEKPYECGKCGKAFNKRYSLVRHQKVHTTEEP